One part of the Solanum dulcamara chromosome 8, daSolDulc1.2, whole genome shotgun sequence genome encodes these proteins:
- the LOC129899686 gene encoding uncharacterized protein LOC129899686 — MDETSRKSEGKEIEDELTEITLRQIELSDVDDFMEWATDEKVSQFCTWDTYTSKDQALDFINNIAIPHPWLRVICIKNRAIGSISVTPNSGRFDSCRAELGYVLAYKYWGKGIVTKAVKIVVSNIFSEWKNLERVEALVDVDNKGSQKVLEKAGFLKEGVLRKFKTIKGRSRDEVIFSFLSTDAL; from the coding sequence ATGGATGAAACAAGTCGCAAATCAGAAGGAAAAGAAATTGAAGACGAATTAACTGAAATAACTCTGAGGCAAATTGAATTGTCAGATGTGGATGATTTCATGGAATGGGCAACAGATGAAAAAGTCAGCCAATTTTGCACCTGGGATACTTACACTTCCAAAGACCAAGCTTTGGATTTCATCAACAATATTGCAATTCCCCATCCGTGGTTACGAGTTATCTGCATTAAAAACAGAGCAATTGGGTCAATTTCTGTGACACCAAACTCTGGTCGTTTTGATAGTTGTAGAGCAGAGCTTGGTTATGTGTTGGCTTACAAGTATTGGGGTAAAGGGATTGTGACAAAAGCAGTGAAAATTGttgtatcaaacatattttcaGAATGGAAAAATCTTGAGAGGGTTGAGGCTTTGGTAGATGTAGACAACAAAGGATCACAAAAGGTGTTGGAAAAAGCTGGATTCTTGAAAGAAGGTGTTCTAAGAAAGTTCAAGACTATAAAGGGGAGATCAAGAGATGAGGTCATATTTAGCTTTCTATCTACAGATGCTCTTTAA